The genomic interval GTCATCACCAATTTTTTCTCTTAATCTTCTTATATTAACACTCACGGTATTGTCATTTACATATTTACCATCACTATCCCATATTTCAGCTAAAATTTGCTCTCTTGATACTACTTTACTTGCATTCCTAATTAGATATTTAAGTAACTTATATTCAGTCGATGAAAGAATGATTTCATTGTTATTTACAAAAACTTTCATTGAATCGTTATTTATTGTAAGGTTACCAATGGTTATGATTTTAATTTCATTATTTTTATAAAATATTTTGTTTATTCGAGCTATCAATTCACTTACGTAAAATGGTTTAGTAATATAGTCATATGCACCAATATTCAATCCTGTAACTACATTCATTTCATCGTCTAAAGCACTTAAAAATATTACTGGAACTCCA from Mycoplasmatota bacterium carries:
- a CDS encoding response regulator transcription factor; protein product: MKKIFLVEDDYSYRYAIEKALINNGFSVIKASSVKEAKSLFTEQVDLAVFDIMLPDGNGFELHELYKVYGVPVIFLSALDDEMNVVTGLNIGAYDYITKPFYVSELIARINKIFYKNNEIKIITIGNLTINNDSMKVFVNNNEIILSSTEYKLLKYLIRNASKVVSREQILAEIWDSDGKYVNDNTVSVNIRRLREKIGDDKIKTIRGLGYVFMRNGDENAKR